The Candidatus Poribacteria bacterium DNA segment TCATGCCGTTCCTGGCGCTCACGCTCCTGCTGATGAACAACCGTACTGGCTGGGTCGGGGCTCCCTTCCAGAACCGATGGTGGATCAACGTCCTGCTCGTCGTCACGCTGGTGTTCTTCGCCGTGACCGGCGTTCTGCAGCTCACGGGAGCGATCCCGAAGTCCGGGGCATGATCCGGCGTTAGACGAGGCTCCTCGCCCAGCGAAAAAGCTGCAGCTCCAGCATATCGACGACCTCCGGCAGGTCTTCTGCCCGGTTCTCCTGCTCGCTTGGATCGTTCCGCCGCTCGTAGAGCTCGCGCTCCGCCAGTCGGTTCGCCCCTTCTCTCACGCCGAGCAGCAGCGTCCAGATGTGGTTGCGGATCGCCCACTGCTGTTCGTGGTGTCCCGTGTAGGCGAAGTCGCGGACGGATGACGCCTCGCCGCGCAGGATCGGCAGGAGGCTCGACCCGTGCAGTCGGACGCCGCGCTGGTCGAGCGTCATATCTTGCGGGAAGAGCTGCGCCGTCCGTCTGGGAGCTGTGTAGGGCAGAACCAGGTCGCCCCGAATGTCCAGCGCATCGAGCAGCGTCGGCAGCAGGTCCGTCGGCTGGACGAGGCCATCGGAGAGGCGACCCCCGTGTTCGCCGCCCGGTAGTCGCATGATCCACGGGACGCGAGCGAGCTCCTCGTACGCCCAGGGACGCGCCTTGCGGATGATCCCGTGTTCCCCGAATGGTTCGCCGTGGTCGGACAGGTGGACGATCAGCGTGTTCTCGTCCAAACCGTTGTCGCGCACCGCTTCGAGTAGGACCCCAATCCACTTGTCGACGAAGGTCACCTCGCCCGCGTAGAGCGACTTGACGCGCTCGACCTCGGAGGCGCTCAGGTAGCCTCCTGTGGGCCCGGCGACGGGGTCGATGATATCTTGCCCAGTGTACGAAGGATCGCGGTACATGTCCCAGTAGGGCTCGGGCGGGTCCCATGGCTCGTGCGGATCGAAGTAATCGACCCACAGGAACAGGTTGTCCTTCTGTCCCTTGCTTTGGACCGTGTCCTCGATCCATCGGATGGCTTCCTTGGTGACTCGTGGGGCGAACCAGTCCTCCTCCTCTCGGAAGCCGTCACGGTTCCGCAGATACTGTTCGAACCGAGGCTTCCAGAGGGCATCGGACTCGTCCCCGCGCAAGCGATGCCAGCGGTCGAGATCGACCGGCAGCGGCTCGACGACCCACGGATCGTACTCCTGTCCCCGAACCCACACGACGGTGTCAAACCCGCGCCCGCAGTTGTAGACGGGCTTGTGCATGTGATACACGTCGGTGATCAGCGCGCTGGTGAAACCACGGTCCCAGAGGATCTCGGCGAGCGTGTAGTCGCTGTTCTCGAACGGCTGCCATCCTCGGAACGGGAACCCGACTCGTCCGGTCCACCAGGTGTGGCGTGTCGGCATCGTGGGCAGGCTCTCGGAGTAGGCATGGGTGAAGAGGGTGCCCTCTGCCGCGAGCCGGTCCAGGTTGGGCGTTTGGACCTTCTTCCCGTGATACGAGGCGGCTGTCGGGTGGCATCCGACGTGATCCGCGCGCAGGCTGTCGGTGACGATCACGATCACGTTCATTCAAAGCTCCTGCGACGTTCGGCGCGTGTTCGACGAATCCGTCGTAGTATGCGCCGAATGCTCGGTTGTGTGGCTACTCCCGACCACGCGAAGAACACGAGGCTCCGTTGCGCTGAGAAAGCCGGTGCGCGTCGCGCTGTCGTTCAAGACGTAACCCAGCGGGACCATCGGGCTCGTTCCAGAAGACGGTGAGGTATTCCAGCGATGCCAGCCAAGCGCTTCAGCGGAACGCCATCGGTCGATGATCCGCACGCGCGATGGGCCGTTCCGTGCCGTGAGGAGGTCAGAGTTGCCGTCGGTGTTCCATCTGCGCTTATTGCCGTATGTCGTTGCTGTCTTCTCGGTTGCCGCCTCTGCGTGGGCAGCCCCGATGGCGTTCCACGTCAATGAGGACAAGCGCGACGAGGTGACGTTCACTTCCGATGCGCCCGTCGAGAAGATCATCGGCAAAGCCTCGCGAACCCGAGGGACCGCCATCATTCAGAACCTCGCGGATATCGCCAGGGGCAAGGTGGTCGCGAAGTTCGAGGTCGATCTCGACTCGATCGACACCGGGAATGGTCTCCGCAACCGCCACATGCGCGAGCAGTATCTCGAGACGGCGAAGTTCCCTCGGGCGTCCCTCACGCTCGAAAAGATCGAACGCGTCCAGACTATCACGCAGACGCCGACGGGCAAAGTCGCGCGAGACGTTTCCGGCTTGCAGCCGGGCGTCGCGACGCGCGTCACCGCCGTCGGGACGTTCGAGATTCACGGGGTCAAGCGCACCATCCGCCTGATCGACCTGGATATCACCTACCTTCCGGAGTCTGAAAAGACCAAGACGGTTCGTCCCGGAAGCCTGCTG contains these protein-coding regions:
- a CDS encoding YceI family protein, whose translation is MIRTRDGPFRAVRRSELPSVFHLRLLPYVVAVFSVAASAWAAPMAFHVNEDKRDEVTFTSDAPVEKIIGKASRTRGTAIIQNLADIARGKVVAKFEVDLDSIDTGNGLRNRHMREQYLETAKFPRASLTLEKIERVQTITQTPTGKVARDVSGLQPGVATRVTAVGTFEIHGVKRTIRLIDLDITYLPESEKTKTVRPGSLLRIVGSFGMRLSDYDIRRPQLMLLRVSDEVTVAFDVTAGTEVPIAKPLITCDDCDDSK
- a CDS encoding sulfatase, with the translated sequence MNVIVIVTDSLRADHVGCHPTAASYHGKKVQTPNLDRLAAEGTLFTHAYSESLPTMPTRHTWWTGRVGFPFRGWQPFENSDYTLAEILWDRGFTSALITDVYHMHKPVYNCGRGFDTVVWVRGQEYDPWVVEPLPVDLDRWHRLRGDESDALWKPRFEQYLRNRDGFREEEDWFAPRVTKEAIRWIEDTVQSKGQKDNLFLWVDYFDPHEPWDPPEPYWDMYRDPSYTGQDIIDPVAGPTGGYLSASEVERVKSLYAGEVTFVDKWIGVLLEAVRDNGLDENTLIVHLSDHGEPFGEHGIIRKARPWAYEELARVPWIMRLPGGEHGGRLSDGLVQPTDLLPTLLDALDIRGDLVLPYTAPRRTAQLFPQDMTLDQRGVRLHGSSLLPILRGEASSVRDFAYTGHHEQQWAIRNHIWTLLLGVREGANRLAERELYERRNDPSEQENRAEDLPEVVDMLELQLFRWARSLV